From the genome of Vicia villosa cultivar HV-30 ecotype Madison, WI linkage group LG2, Vvil1.0, whole genome shotgun sequence, one region includes:
- the LOC131647898 gene encoding putative calcium-transporting ATPase 13, plasma membrane-type — MTLTLFTNMNHIDTLLNAPKTKHNKRWHNAFITIYCSRAFNSHFTNKPKITPIPSFTVLDINSPHSFTIDQQTLIHLVKDKNIETLHTHAGGLEGIASSLQTNTQFGINHDSEHIAIRKQVFGSNTYNKPPSKSFIHFVLEAFKDVTILILLVCASLSLGFGIKEHGIKEGWYDGGSIFLAVFIVISMSSISNFKQNKQFDKLSQVSNDIQIDLVRSGRRQKVSIFEIVVGDIVCLKIGDQVPADGLFVDGHSLRVDESSMTGESDHVEISKHHHPFLFSGTKVADGYAKMLVTSVGMNTTWGQMMSSISNDNDEETPLQTRLNKLTSSIGKGGLAVAFLVLVVLLIRYFTGNTETDNGVREFNGRKTSFDEVMNAVIGIISDAVTIVVVAIPEGLPLAVTLTLAYSMKKMMADQAMVRKLSACETMGSATTICTDKTGTLTLNQMKVTKFWLGLEPLEEGAYLNVDPFVLQLIKEGVANNTTGAVHESKSDSDSKFEFSGSPTEKAILSWAVLELNVEMETLTKSCSIIQVETFNSKKKRSGVLLKRNIDNKVNAHWKGAAEMVLRMCSKYYDANGIVKNLDDETMSKFESIIQGMAASSLRCIAFAYAEVEVQELGDEGENSKIVVKDNGLTLLGLVGIKDPCRPGVKTAVEACQHAGVNVKMITGDNIFTAKAIAFECGILRVNQDTDETVIEGEQFRNFTHEERLEKVEKISMMARSSPFDKLLMVQCLKEKGHVVAVTGDGTNDAPALKEADIGLSMGIQGTEVANESSDIVILDDNFASIVTVLNWGRCVYNNIQKFIQFQLTVNVAALVINFVAAVSAGEVPLTAVQLLWVNLIMDTLGALALATEKPTKELMDQKPVGRTKPLITNIMWRNLLSQAFYQIVILLTLQFKGEAIFGVTSKVNDTLIFNTFVLCQVFNEFNARKLEKKNVFEGIFKSKLFIGIVGVTLVLQVVMVEFLKKFADTERLNWREWIICIGLASASWPIGFVVKLIPVSDKPLLDFLSLRKRLYEDY; from the exons ATGACTTTGACCTTGTTCACTAACATGAACCATATTGACACGCTTCTCAATGCACCAAAAACCAAACACAACAAAAGATGGCATAATGCTTTCATCACAATCTATTGTTCTAGAGCTTTCAACTCACATTTTACCAACAAACCTAAAATCACACCCATCCCATCTTTCACTGTCCTTGATATCAACTCACCTCACTCTTTCACCATTGATCAACAAACTCTTATTCATCTTGTCAAAGACAAAAACATTGAAACCCTTCATACACATGCTGGAGGACTTGAAGGTATTGCTTCATCTCTTCAAACCAACACTCAGTTTGGTATCAATCATGACTCTGAACACATTGCAATTAGAAAACAAGTGTTTGGTTCCAACACATACAATAAACCACCTTCTAAAAGTTTCATTCATTTTGTTCTTGAAGCATTTAAGGATGTCACAATTCTAATCCTTTTGGTTTGTGCTTCTCTTTCACTTGGCTTTGGCATCAAGGAACATGGAATCAAAGAAGGTTGGTATGATGGTGGTAGCATTTTTCTAGCTGTTTTCATTGTTATTTCAATGTCATCCATAAGTaacttcaaacaaaacaaacaatttgATAAATTGTCTCAAGTTAGcaatgatattcaaattgatTTGGTTCGAAGTGGTCGCAGACAAAAGGTGTCAATCTTTGAGATTGTTGTTGGTGATATTGTTTGTTTGAAGATTGGTGATCAAGTACCTGCCGATGGATTGTTCGTAGATGGACATTCACTCAGAGTTGATGAATCCAGCATGACAGGTGAGAGCGATCATGTAGAGATTAGTAAACACCATCATCCTTTTTTGTTTTCCGGAACAAAAGTTGCTGACGGATATGCGAAAATGCTAGTTACATCGGTCGGTATGAACACAACATGGGGACAAATGATGAGTTCTATAAGCAATGACAATGATGAAGAAACACCTTTGCAGACAAGGTTGAATAAGCTAACATCATCCATCGGAAAGGGTGGTTTGGCCGTGGCGTTTTTAGTTCTTGTTGTATTGCTCATTCGATATTTCACCGGGAATACAGAGACTGATAACGGAGTTCGAGAATTCAACGGAAGAAAGACTAGTTTTGATGAAGTGATGAATGCAGTGATTGGTATTATTTCGGATGCTGTtactattgttgttgttgctatccCGGAGGGTTTGCCATTAGCTGTGACATTGACTCTTGCTTACTCAATGAAGAAAATGATGGCTGATCAAGCTATGGTCAGAAAACTTTCTGCATGTGAGACTATGGGATCTGCTACTACTATTTGCACTGATAAAACAG GCACACTCACTTTGAATCAGATGAAGGTGACAAAATTTTGGCTTGGTCTAGAACCATTGGAAGAGGGTGCATATTTAAATGTTGATCCATTTGTTCTTCAATTGATCAAAGAAGGAGTTGCTAATAATACAACTGGTGCTGTTCATGAATCTAAATCAGACTCTGATTCAAAATTTGAGTTTTCTGGTAGTCCAACAGAAAAGGCAATATTATCTTGGGCTGTTTTGGAATTGAATGTGGAAATGGAAACTTTGACAAAAAGTTGTTCTATTATTCAAGTTGAGACTTTCAACTCAAAGAAGAAAAGAAGTGGAGTTTTGTTGAAAAGAAATATTGACAACAAAGTGAATGCACATTGGAAAGGAGCAGCAGAGATGGTACTAAGAATGTGTTCAAAATACTATGATGCTAATGGTATTGTGAAAAATCTTGATGAtgaaaccatgtcgaaatttgaAAGCATTATTCAAGGTATGGCAGCTAGTAGTCTTCGTTGTATCGCTTTCGCATATGCTGAAGTTGAAGTTCAAGAGCTAGGCGATGAAGGAGAAAACAGCAAGATAGTGGTAAAAGACAATGGTTTAACATTGTTAGGACTTGTTGGTATTAAGGATCCGTGTCGTCCGGGGGTGAAGACAGCGGTGGAAGCTTGCCAACATGCTGGTGTGAATGTCAAAATGATTACAG GTGACAATATTTTCACTGCAAAAGCTATAGCATTTGAATGCGGAATTCTTCGAGTTAATCAAGACACAGATGAAACCGTGATTGAAGGCGAACAATTTCGCAACTTCACGCACGAAGAAAGGTTAGAGAAAGTTGAAAAAATCAGTATGATGGCAAGATCATCTCCATTTGACAAACTTCTAATGGTTCAATGCTTAAAAGAAAAAGGGCATGTAGTTGCTGTAACAGGAGATGGTACAAACGATGCACCGGCATTGAAAGAAGCTGATATTGGACTTTCAATGGGAATTCAAGGTACAGAAGTTGCAAACGAGAGTTCAGATATTGTTATATTAGATGACAATTTTGCATCTATAGTAACAGTTTTGAATTGGGGAAGATGTGTTTACAACAACATTCAAAAATTCATTCAATTTCAGTTAACAGTGAATGTGGCTGCACTTGTTATCAATTTTGTAGCAGCAGTATCAGCAGGTGAAGTTCCATTAACAGCAGTTCAGTTATTATGGGTCAATTTGATTATGGATACATTAGGTGCTTTGGCTCTTGCAACTGAAAAACCTACTAAGGAATTAATGGATCAAAAACCTGTTGGTAGAACAAAACCTCTTATTACCAACATTATGTGGAGGAATCTTCTGTCACAAGCTTTCTACCAAATAGTAATTTTGCTGACTCTTCAGTTCAAAGGGGAGGCTATTTTTGGTGTGACATCAAAGGTGAATGACACATTGATTTTCAATACATTTGTTCTTTGTCAAGTGTTTAATGAGTTCAATGCAAGGAAGTTGGAgaagaagaatgtttttgaaggGATATTTAAAAGCAAACTGTTTATCGGAATAGTTGGTGTGACATTGGTGCTTCAAGTAGTGATGGTTGAGTTTTTGAAGAAATTTGCTGATACAGAAAGGTTGAATTGGAGAGAATGGATTATTTGTATTGGTCTTGCTTCTGCTTCTTGGCCAATTGGTTTTGTTGTGAAGTTGATACCGGTTTCAGATAAACCATTACTTGATTTTCTGAGTTTGAGGAAGAGACTATATGAAGATTATTAG
- the LOC131653542 gene encoding transcription factor TGA9-like produces the protein MDSAQHQHVPYGINHRINNSSSSLMNEGSGFDFGELEEAIVLQGVKSRNDETKASFFTARPSATLEMFPSWPMRFHQNSTGGNKSGGESSNSALSSKNENPFEEESPLSCKKGTSFSSDNNNNNHNQIFEEQNLQLLQQQQKMIGNDGIRTASSSQNQSAEAGKEKKKGGGSTSDKPLDAKTLRRLAQNREAARKSRLRKKAYVQQLESSRLKLTQLEQDLQRARSQGMFMDWSGGVGGNISSGGAMFDMEYGRWLEDDNRLLTELRNGLQTALTENEMRVMVDGYLCHYDQIFRVKGITAKTDVFHLINGMWTSQAERCFLWIGGFRPSEIITMLIQQLEPLAEQQIMGMYGLRHSSQQAEEALSQGLDQLQQSLVDTIAGGPLVDGVQQMVVAMGKLSNLEGFLRQADNLRQQTLHQLCRLLTLRQAARAFLVIGEYYGRLRALSSLWASRPRETMMSDDNSCQTTTDMQMVQPSQNHFSSF, from the exons ATGGATTCAGCTCAACATCAACATGTCCCTTATGGAATTAATCATAGGATTAACAACTCTTCATCAAGTTTAAT gAATGAAGGATCTGGTTTTGATTTTGGGGAGCTAGAAGAAGCAATAGTTCTGCAAGGAGTTAAGAGTAGAAATGATGAAACAAAAGCAT CTTTTTTCACGGCTAGACCTTCTGCTACACTGGAAATGTTCCCTTCTTGGCCAATGAGATTCCATCAAAACTCTACA GGAGGAAACAAATCAGGAGGGGAAAGCAGTAATTCAGCGCTATCGAGCAAAAATGAGAATCCATTTGAGGAAGAATCACCATTAAGTTGTAAAAAAGGAACATCATTTTCAtcggataataataataataatcataatcagATTTTTGAAGAGCAGAATCTGCAGCTACTACAACAACAACAGAAGATGATAGGAAATGATGGTATAAGAACAGCCTCTTCATCACAGAATCAATCAGCAGAAGCAGGCAAAGAAAAG AAAAAGGGAGGTGGTTCAACTTCAGATAAGCCACTAGATGCAaag ACATTGAGACGTTTAGCACAAAACAGGGAAGCTGCAAGGAAAAGTCGTCTAAGGAAAAAG GCTTATGTTCAGCAACTAGAGTCAAGTAGATTAAAGCTTACACAATTGGAACAAGACCTTCAAAGAGCAAGATCTCAG GGTATGTTCATGGATTGGAGTGGAGGTGTTGGTGGCAATATTAGCTCCG GAGGAGCAATGTTTGACATGGAATATGGGAGATGGTTAGAAGATGACAACCGTTTATTAACGGAGTTAAGAAACGGATTACAAACCGCTTTAACAGAAAATGAAATGAGAGTAATGGTTGATGGGTATTTATGTcattatgatcaaatatttagaGTGAAAGGAATCACTGCAAAAACAGATGTGTTTCATCTTATCAATGGCATGTGGACTTCTCAAGCTGAACGTTGTTTCCTTTGGATTGGTGGCTTTAGACCCTCTGAAATTATCACG ATGTTGATTCAACAATTGGAACCACTAGCTGAGCAGCAAATAATGGGAATGTATGGACTGAGACATTCTTCACAACAAGCTGAGGAAGCTCTCTCTCAAGGACTTGATCAGTTGCAACAATCTCTTGTTGACACCATTGCTGGAGGACCACTTGTTGATGGTGTTCAACAAATGGTCGTCGCCATGGGCAAGCTTTCTAATCTCGAAGGATTTCTTCGTCAG GCTGATAATTTGAGGCAACAAACTCTTCACCAATTGTGTCGATTATTGACACTTCGTCAAGCTGCGCGCGCTTTTCTTGTTATCGGAGAATATTATGGACGACTTCGAGCTCTTAGTTCTCTTTGGGCATCAAGACCACGAGA GACCATGATGAGTGATGATAACTCATGCCAAACAACCACAGACATGCAAATGGTTCAACCTTCTCAGAATCATTTCTCAAGTTTCTGA